The Euphorbia lathyris chromosome 4, ddEupLath1.1, whole genome shotgun sequence genomic interval ATCGTATAAAATTCATTGgcttttatattatgttttgaagttcagtgttatgttatgttttgaAGTTCAGTGCTGACATCATGAAAATAGgcaaagttcaatggtcatagaTGCAATATACCCAATGATTTAATAATCAaaacaatcattttttttaacagaattgATCATCAAAACAATCATTTGATGCGTTTGTATCTCTTATCTACCTGCCAGCTGATATTCGGTAAATTCCATCTTTAAACATTATCGACAAGCTAAATTGCATCAGTGCATATTGATTCGCAAACATTTAATCAAGTCATCTAAACACGAGCAAACCAGATGTTAAACTCGAGGGGTCATTTGCAGAAAAGTATCACCACAAGCCTAATAAGCCAACCGAAACAACAGACTGAGAGCTAATCTAAAGGAATACTCCTACTTAACTTCacatatactatatatataggTTATGTATATATACAAGAATGTACAACGAGGTTACCAGCTAATTCTGTCGTTAGGTTGATCGTCAAATGATAGCTTGATGAATAGCCCTCAAGTGCCCGTAACAGTCATCGCTGCAGCTAAATGATTCTAAGCATACCCAGCAAATGTGCCTGCCGCATCTGCACTCAATGTGATTACAACCTTCTATCTTCTCAATTGTGTACCCACATACTGGGCAgcccttaacatgctcttttcCTTTGCGCCATTCCTTCAAGGACAAATCAGGATCCTCCTTGAATTCTTTGTATCTTTCACACGATACGTACGGGTGATACTCCAAGTGACACCTCGTACATGTCTCCCCATAGCATGCTCCACATACGAACGGACCTCTAACCATATCTGGTTCAGCTACCCTGTAAACAGAAGGGCAGTCGGGGGAAGGGCAAAACCTGTACCTGCCAACACTAGACGCCACAAAAGCTCCCAATGACGCCCTGAAAAGCTCCTCTAATTTTTCAAATGATAATAATGCCCTCAAATCAGTGAGCCAAATGTTCATCCCGCACCCTTCATGGGCACAACGTATTGGGAAACCATCATGTCCTCTCATTGCTGACTCTAATTGGTCAATCAAGCAAGAACGGCAGAATTTATGTGCACACGCTTCAAGTTGGTAACAGTCTTCAACTTCACACAAGCAAATCGGGCAGGCAGTAGATCTATCATCTGGTTTCTGATCAGTAATACCAACAGTCAGAGATCGTGCAAAGTCGTGAATTAGTTCCTCCACTCTCAGCCTCAGATCCTCTTTGCCATTGAATGAGATGGCATGGATCCTTGTATTTAGTGTTAACGTAGCCTCAGGAAACTTTACTTTGAGCAAATGCAAGTCGGGTCCAAATTTCTCAACCACTCTTTTCATTAAATCATGTGGCAGAACTCTACCTCGAAGAGGGATATCTACATGCTTGTTACCATTGAGAGCCAAAAGAGATTCCACCAACTTCTTTTCAGCAAGAGCAACTTTGTTCTCTGGACCATAGATCCTAACACAGATGTTATGCCTATCAAATAAAATGTAAGTTCCCAGTTGTTGATGCAGTGACTTCATAATTGATTTTCCATCTCTGGAGTAGAGAAGCTGGAGAATTGCTGGGGTGAGGCTAACATGATCCAACATTTTTCCATTCATTAGCTGCTCCAGGGGACGCCTCAACTCTGCCACTGTCCTTGTTGCATTAGCTGAGATCTTAACTCTATACGAGCCATTCCAATTCCTTTTCAAAATGCAATATACACCTGTAAAAATTCAACCATTAGCATTGTATTGTTATAGTACTAAGTATCGTACTGCAATATATAACAATGGAAAACTAAAAGTTCTCCACATACAAATCTAAAGTTCATCCTAAATTAACACGAGATGCTAAAAGCCACAGTGATGCACTCCAATTGTCACTAAATAAATAACACAAAAGAATCCCCAGAGAGAACGACATGAATCTACAAAAGAAAATGAGAACAAATAACTAACGATTACATCCATCCATTGCATGTAATGAAAACAGAGAACGACGCATACAGCAACTAGCCTCTTATAATACCATTGATATTTTGGCCCATTTCTTCAAAAAATCAAAGAACTTGAATCCCAAAGGAAAGACATGTAAAATGCATTCCGAAACTACTTGATATTGATAAGGCTTTGTTATGAGCACGCGAATAGGGTCTCGTCACGGGCCTTCCCGCAATGAAATCAGATGTGATTCCTTCGTTGATATTTCTGCCCTTCTTTGAAGGACCTATTTTCTTAACAATCGATGgtggatttttttatttaagagATCACCAGCTCTTCctgatattttttatataaaattctgcataaaattaatcaataGAAAATCCCCTTTTATAAAGAGGTACACTGATTCCTAAACACCCAAGGTATCCTTAGCCAAAAGGATCCTACCACAATTAGGATTCTACCACAACTAGGATTCTACCAAAATTAAAAAGACTAACAAATACTACCAGCAAAAAGAAAGACGAAAACTAACCTGATTAAATAAGCAATACtgaacataaattaataaatattaaataataaaagactCCTAAATATTAAAGACtcctaaataataaaaaaaaaccctaaataaTATAACCTAAAATAAGACAACCGTAACAGgctttttaaaactaaaaaagtaCCAGTTTCTGAACTTCTGTCAGAATCTTACTTGTTATTTTCCAAAAACAAGCCATTCACCTTATTGAAGAAAACTCCCTAGTAGTGAGATATTCTGCTACAGTGCATAAAAAATGCCAACAATTTCTTAATTAACACAAGATGTCATACTTTAAGCTCTAGAAGCTAGGATAAGGCAATCTGATTTGAGTTTGTCAACCTCTGTAACAACTCTGCAAAATATGCTACTTGCATTTTCTTAACAGATTGCCTTAAGGTGCGATTTTTCCATCCTGTAGACTCAAAGGATCAAGTTGTCTGACCAGAAGTGAACCGAATTACCTTAAACCATATGCAACCAGTTTTGGTCAGACAACTTAATCTGGTTATTGAAGACTGAAAACTAGAAGGGAAAGAATCTGAAATCTAAACACCAACTGACTTCACACCTTTGACCATTTTGCAATGATACCCAATTATTTGACCTTCTCTATTTAAGCCTAAGCTATGGCAACATTTACCTATTTCAGCCAGTTTCTGAAATAGAACAAATATCTTTCTCCTATTTACTCATAAAACTagtaatacataaaaaaaaaaaaagtagaagtTTTTCACTGATTGGAAAATAAAATGGAAGTTGGAGACTTGACAGGCTAGTTACTGGTAAACTAGAGGCCTTGGGATAACatgtaattaattttatagTAGTGAGAATAAAATGGTATTTTTCACTTGAAATAGAAGGATTCCGTTTGGTCTATGGCCCTGTTTggcaattagctgttagctgttagctgattacattagctgttagctgatagctgattacattagctgttagctcattacctttttggttagctgatttgactagcggATTGTGTGAACTAGCTGATTGctaatagttgtttgtgtaaaatgacaaataaggacaTGGTAAAGGATTTATTTGGAATTAAAGATTATTAATAGGGGTAAAAATGTCCataaaaagagatggagcaataagctaattgaaaaggctcctaaaatgagctttttcaaaattagctttttggacccaacaagctctttcaaacctctccttaccaaacaccactattagaggtttgactagtcaaaacctctaattttactccaaaaagctctttaccaaacagggcctataTATATAACAGAACTCCAAATCTGAACAAAATAATGAAAACTGCATTTCAGCACAATCAAATAACAGCACCACATCCTCAATAGGTTGAAACAAAATCTATTCCAATATGATGATGAAAGAACCATAAAGAACAGCACACCAGAACAAGACAAAGAGCCAGCTTCAAATCATTATCTAAAGGTCAGCTATGCAGTTTCTATATATGCTATGAAACTTCAGGCCTCACACCACAAATATGCTTTAACTTCCTTACCACGGCTAATGAAATCAATGGCACCACAAACACTCATCATTCTAGTCATCATCACccagaaaaatataaattacagaTGTATCACCATataactggcacaaaaagagaACACACATAACTAGAGCCATTTTGTAAATGAATGAAACAAGAATAGAGCAATTATAATTTGAAAAGCAGATGGAACCAGAGTAGCAACAACATAAATACATTCAAGCAAATATTCACTGAGAATGGAATTACCAGGTCGGTTTGCAAAGTTATTGACTAACGATTTAAGCTGCCTCTCAATGAATGGATAAACAGAAGCAGGACATGATACAGAACTATGGAACACCTGATGACATTGGATTTTCTGCCATGAGAAACAACAAGCAAGAACCTTCCCTTGAATATGTTGCAATGCTTTTGCTGCCTCCAGATGAAGTCTCCCATCAAAAGTGACCTCAGCCTTCATGAAACTATCCTTTGGCTCAGGGGGGAAGACTTGAACATGACAATAATTACTCAGGGGTGCCTCGTTTGGCATGAATGGAGCAATGTCCTTGCGAATAGCTTCTTCACAAGCACCAAGAGGAGGATTATTTACAGCATCCCCTCTAATCAGAAATACATCCACAATTCTCCTATTTGTGGTCCTTTTAAGAACTTCTAGAATTTCTGGTTCAGAAGTATCTCTATCCAATCCTTTGATGACAACACAATTTGCTTCCTTTAGGCTGACTTCACACTGAACAAACCTGCCTGCAATCAGCAGATTATGGCAATCTTGAACGACAAATTCAGCATCATTTATTTCACATCTGACAACTGCAAACCCTTTGCTGTACCTCCGGGGCCAAGTGACTCTGGCTCTTAAGGCAGCAAATGATGATGATTTATGTCCACCTCCAACTGATGATCTAGCAGGGGACAACTTAAGTGAACAACCAGATAGCTCAAATCCATTGTAATCTAGAGCATTCTTGGCAGCTTCAGGACTAAGAAATGTCACCCTGCCCCAGTGCTCAATAAGGTCACCATCTTGTCTGCCGCTTGAAAATCTGTGACAACCACAAACCCCAGACACAGATTTTTCGAAGAATGTCAAAATTTCCCTGTCATCCAGACCATTTCCATTTGAAACAAACACATCAACACTGAGACACTTGTCTTCCAATTCCAGATGCCTAATTTCTGCACCAGGTCCAAATAGTGCAACAGGGGGAGAAGCACCAGCTCGTCCCCCATGATATAGACACTTCTCCAGGCATTCATTACTCAACCATTTTACTTCATATTCCAATGCATCATTAACAATGGCATAAACCTTTTCCATGTCTTGTGCAGAGGCGTATAATAAAACCTCATTATTTTCCACATCCATTTCAATACCTATCCGGTTATCCATAAGATCTGCCCGTATgcgagaaagaagagagagcaAGTTAGTGTTTCCCTTTCCACAGAACCTTCTTAAGAGAGTGGCACCAAATCCTTTGATCACATTCAACTGCAACTTTCTGTTTTGCATACTTGAGATATTGAATAGAGGAGGACTAAATGCAGACGCAGTATCAAAGTCGATGGCAGTAACGCACACCATATATTGACATGATATAGACAAAAGTTCAGCAAAGACAACCCAGTCTGGCTTTTGGCTGTACACTTGCAATGAACATGAAGGATGAAGCTGAAAGTACTCCCCACTTGAGAGCACCTCATAACCAAGACGATCATACCCAGAATACATCGCTACATTATCTGCTAGTGAAGATAGCACAATCTTTTTCATGCAACTATGGTGCTCTGTGACAACATGGGGTGACCAAACCCAGTAAGTTGGAATAATGATATGAAGTTCATTTTTCAAACAGTTCTCCAACTCTACTACTGTATCTTTGCATCTGCGCATAGTCTTAGCATTAACGCTGTTGTTCCAACACCATTTATTTCTATTATCTGGGGACTCATTCTCCCATTCCCTATAGACAGTAAGCAACGTAAAGAGATCCCCATCAGGATGGCAAAATCGCACCTTAAGACAATCTGATTTGAGTTTGTCATCATCTGTCCCAACTCTGCAAAATATGCTACTTGCATTTGCTGTAACAGCAGCAAGAACAACTCCCTCCTTACGCAAACCATAACGGCAACTTTCAAGAATAATCTTTCCAAGTCGTGGCTCAGTGCCCAACTTAACCAAGTTGTTTCCATCTGCAGTTAGTTCAAAATCACCACTTCTGCAGACAATAGCACCTAACTGAACAAGGTTCCTGATGGCCATGTCAACTGCTTTTTCACTAGGGGCATCAATAAAATCAAAGTCTAGCACATTCTGAATGCCCAGAGCAAGGATCCTTAAAATGGCAATACCAAGGTGCACTTTAAGAATTTCAGGTTCCTGGTGTAACTCCATCGACAGATAATCAGATTCCGAGTAAAGCCGGTAACACTTTCCAGGTTCCGTTCGACCAGCACGACCAGCCCGTTGATTGGCAGAACTTTGACTAATCTTGCAAACTCTGAGGACATTCATACCAGAGCTAGGTTCAAACCTGCTTTCCTTCACCATTCCAGAATCAACCACAAACTTAACCCCAGGAATTGTCAAGGATGTTTCTGCTAAATTTGTGGCAAAAATAACTTTTCTTTTCCCAGGGTAGTTTTGGAAAACACGGCATTGTTCCTCATGAGAAAGCTTTCCATGTAATGCCATTGCAATTGCAGAGGGTGACTGAAACTTCTCACAAGCCCATTCTACCTCCAgctgagaagtcaaaaatgCAAGAATGGTCCCTTCCTTCTCTACTTGGTGGATCTCCAATGCCATCTTGACAACACCAGAAACATATGGAGCAATACTACTGCTGCTGGTTAGAAAGCCAGAAGGCCCTTCAGAGGCACCAGGAACATATTTTATCTCCACAGGAAAACCTCTCCCTATCACATGGAAGGTTCTACAACCAAAGAAGTACTCTGATAATTTGCTTGCATCAACTGTTGCAGACATTATAACAAGCCTTAGCTCACGCCTCTTGATAAGTAGTTCTTTGATCAAAGCCAACAAAAGATCAGTACTCAAGCTTCTTTCATGAGCCTCATCTACAATAATGCAGGAAACTCCAGACAAAGTCTTATCTTCCATTAGATGCTGCATTAGACAGTGATCAGTCATATATATTATCTTGGAATCAAAACGATGGGAAGATGAATAAGTTTGATAGCAGGTAACTGATTTATCCTCATAACATCCACCGGTTTCTTCTCCAACCCTTTTTGCCAAAGATATTGCTGCAATTTTACGAGGCTGAGTACACAAAATAGAACCGCTGACAGCTACTCCAGAATCAGCAAGATATTGTACCAACTGCGTACTCTTTCCTGAACCTGTCTCTCCAATCAAGACTATTACCTGTGAGAAAAACAAAatgaccaaattttttattgacATTCAAAACAATTCTTAAATGTTGCAAGAGATGTGTTGATATAAATTGAATATGTTCAGAGTGAACACATAGACATTTGTGAAAGAAAATAGTAAGCGCCAGACACTTAACTCTTCTCCCAAAGTTATAAAAGCAACCGCGTATAACACAGTTCAATTGAATAGATTAGACAGCATTGGCGAACTTACTCATAGCACAAAATAAACTGCCCAACCAATTATCATCCAGTTGTCAAATTACAGAGTACAAACTACAGCACCATTATCCACAAAAAGGCATCAAAGAACAAATTTGATTCACATACTTTCACAAAATTAGTATAGAGCAAACACCACGCTCTGAGTTCAATTAAAATCGAGAGGTACCTGTTGCAAATGTATTTGCTCCAAAATCTCCTTCCTAAACCCATATATGGGCAAGCCATCTTCAAGACGCCTACACTCCCTCAACAACAAACAATGTATCTTACTCCAATTAAACCCCTGCTCATTTTTAAACCCCAAAACAGCAAACTCCTCAACCTCCTTCCCTTCGAGATAATCCATCACGGAGTTCAACGCAGACTTAAACTCCTCAATCCTCTTGAGAAGTCCGTCCATCTCCCCGCGCAAACTCTTCCTCCTCGCATCACGCTCTTTGAAAGTGTGAAGCGGCAAATGCCTCCTAAGCAGAGGAACAACAGCCTTCTCAATCTCAATAGATAAATCACGGACTTTCCTCTCCAATTTCTCAACAGAGTCCCCATGGAAGAGCTTCTGCACATACAACAGGAATAAACTCAGGATTCTTTCATCAACATCACCAGAGTCACGAAAATAAACGACGGGAGTAAGCATATGATCCCCGGCAAGCCGTCGCTCCCAGAGATAAACAACGGCATCAAAAGCGTCAGACTGTAGCTGAAATTGAAGACTGGCGAAGATAGTAGCAGAAGGTTTGGGGAAAATTTTAACAGGTTTGGGGTTACATTCGGAAAGTATTGAATCAAGTGAACGGTGATTTTGGGGAGTGTTGTTGTTTGAAAGAAGTTTAACTACAAAAATAGGAACATGAGGCTGGCGAGGGCGGTGATAGTGGTGAAAAGGAGAGGAGGCATGAGAATGAGGAAAGCGGAATTGGCGGTGGCGGGTAGAAGAGGAGGATGAGGTGCTTGGGGAAGGAGCCATGGTCATAGCAAAGAGTAGAGAAAAACCctagacgaagaagaagaagaagggtaaAGGCATAAAAACATAGTCTTGATTTGATCGATGAGAGTGTGCGAGAGAGAGAGTGTTTGTGTGTTAGAATTGGAGTACAAATAGGATGAATTGGAATTGAATTTGCATACAGTTAAAGTTGGTGGtgtctttctctttctttcttttctctgtaAAATCGCCGTgcttttctctctctttgtaTATGTttaatttaaggcttaattCATCATTTGGaccttgaacttgtttaaaaatattgatttgactcctgaactttcaaagtgtcctgatTGCTCTTTCAATTTACATAAAATGTGCAgttagcttcctgaacttgtacaaaatataatcaattgatcattcgattgttaaaaaaaataagttaaatgtagAACATATATtacacgagtcttaaaaaaaagtaaaacgactgAAATCAGAAATACAATTCTTAGATTAGAGAAAACAAGTTGTATAATTAAGCAAACaataactttctttttaatcaatttttaattatataataacattctaaaatgcgtggaatacatcttgtgtattttatataaattaaaaaaaagaaaggtaACCACCCTTTACCAAATCCTCTTCATAGATGGAACACGCCTTGCCCGGGCTTTATCAAATGCAATATAGATGGGGCCATTTTCAATGAACTAGAGAGTAGTGGCATGGGAGCGGTTATTAGGGACGAAAGGGGAGCATTCCTTTTTTGTAGTAGCAGTCTTATCCCAAGCATTAAAGAGCCACGTGCCATTGAAGCTCTTGCAATCCGCACAAGTTTGTTATGGATTGCTAATTTGGGTTACTCTGCTGTTATATTTGAATCTGATGTTAAGGCTGTGGTAGATGCTATTCACTCTGAAAAGCAGGACATTTCTGAATTTGGTATGATTGTAGAAGATTGTCGAATCCTGCTAAGATCCACCCcttcttttaaattagtttttatttctcGCTTAGCGAACGGTGCggctcatttggtagctaggcttgcctgttccaatgctagcgattttgtTTCAACTATTGTACCAGAGTGGCTTGTGAACATTATTTACATGGATGCAAATCCATCATCTATTTAAGTCGTCTCTttcaggttaaaaaaaaaaaaaaaacgatcaGATACTTTGAAAGTTGACATGGGATCAAAAACAAAATTTGTACAGGTTCAAGGGCAACCTTTTGTCTTTTTCAACTCAGGTAAGCTGACGGTACTTGCTTAGGAGCtaattaacctttttttttttcttttcaaattcaagCCAATACCTtccttttatggattttatttagggtaaagttcaaataaaacctctgtggtttcactaattttcagataaagactgtggtttactttttgtcaaaacgatgattgaggtttttaactttaacaaaataaggactttttcgattgatactattaaaatcacctttgacgacttcaaaaatgacatattttaagaactactaatattctaagcaactttaattcttcgacttttttattttgagattgtttagatgatgtttggtaaaaagagagaaagttaatgtttagacagagaaagttccaaaaaagatgattttcgaaaatcgaaaatgtagttccatagaaaatatgatattgaacaactttaattcttggaaattttcattttcaggtcgttaaagatggttttaatagtattaattcaagtttgaaacctcaatccttgttttgacaaaaagtaaaccacagtcctttatctgaaaattagtgaaaccacaagggttttatttgaacttta includes:
- the LOC136226351 gene encoding ATP-dependent RNA helicase DEAH11, chloroplastic-like isoform X1 is translated as MTMAPSPSTSSSSSTRHRQFRFPHSHASSPFHHYHRPRQPHVPIFVVKLLSNNNTPQNHRSLDSILSECNPKPVKIFPKPSATIFASLQFQLQSDAFDAVVYLWERRLAGDHMLTPVVYFRDSGDVDERILSLFLLYVQKLFHGDSVEKLERKVRDLSIEIEKAVVPLLRRHLPLHTFKERDARRKSLRGEMDGLLKRIEEFKSALNSVMDYLEGKEVEEFAVLGFKNEQGFNWSKIHCLLLRECRRLEDGLPIYGFRKEILEQIHLQQVIVLIGETGSGKSTQLVQYLADSGVAVSGSILCTQPRKIAAISLAKRVGEETGGCYEDKSVTCYQTYSSSHRFDSKIIYMTDHCLMQHLMEDKTLSGVSCIIVDEAHERSLSTDLLLALIKELLIKRRELRLVIMSATVDASKLSEYFFGCRTFHVIGRGFPVEIKYVPGASEGPSGFLTSSSSIAPYVSGVVKMALEIHQVEKEGTILAFLTSQLEVEWACEKFQSPSAIAMALHGKLSHEEQCRVFQNYPGKRKVIFATNLAETSLTIPGVKFVVDSGMVKESRFEPSSGMNVLRVCKISQSSANQRAGRAGRTEPGKCYRLYSESDYLSMELHQEPEILKVHLGIAILRILALGIQNVLDFDFIDAPSEKAVDMAIRNLVQLGAIVCRSGDFELTADGNNLVKLGTEPRLGKIILESCRYGLRKEGVVLAAVTANASSIFCRVGTDDDKLKSDCLKVRFCHPDGDLFTLLTVYREWENESPDNRNKWCWNNSVNAKTMRRCKDTVVELENCLKNELHIIIPTYWVWSPHVVTEHHSCMKKIVLSSLADNVAMYSGYDRLGYEVLSSGEYFQLHPSCSLQVYSQKPDWVVFAELLSISCQYMVCVTAIDFDTASAFSPPLFNISSMQNRKLQLNVIKGFGATLLRRFCGKGNTNLLSLLSRIRADLMDNRIGIEMDVENNEVLLYASAQDMEKVYAIVNDALEYEVKWLSNECLEKCLYHGGRAGASPPVALFGPGAEIRHLELEDKCLSVDVFVSNGNGLDDREILTFFEKSVSGVCGCHRFSSGRQDGDLIEHWGRVTFLSPEAAKNALDYNGFELSGCSLKLSPARSSVGGGHKSSSFAALRARVTWPRRYSKGFAVVRCEINDAEFVVQDCHNLLIAGRFVQCEVSLKEANCVVIKGLDRDTSEPEILEVLKRTTNRRIVDVFLIRGDAVNNPPLGACEEAIRKDIAPFMPNEAPLSNYCHVQVFPPEPKDSFMKAEVTFDGRLHLEAAKALQHIQGKVLACCFSWQKIQCHQVFHSSVSCPASVYPFIERQLKSLVNNFANRPGVYCILKRNWNGSYRVKISANATRTVAELRRPLEQLMNGKMLDHVSLTPAILQLLYSRDGKSIMKSLHQQLGTYILFDRHNICVRIYGPENKVALAEKKLVESLLALNGNKHVDIPLRGRVLPHDLMKRVVEKFGPDLHLLKVKFPEATLTLNTRIHAISFNGKEDLRLRVEELIHDFARSLTVGITDQKPDDRSTACPICLCEVEDCYQLEACAHKFCRSCLIDQLESAMRGHDGFPIRCAHEGCGMNIWLTDLRALLSFEKLEELFRASLGAFVASSVGRYRFCPSPDCPSVYRVAEPDMVRGPFVCGACYGETCTRCHLEYHPYVSCERYKEFKEDPDLSLKEWRKGKEHVKGCPVCGYTIEKIEGCNHIECRCGRHICWVCLESFSCSDDCYGHLRAIHQAII
- the LOC136226351 gene encoding ATP-dependent RNA helicase DEAH11, chloroplastic-like isoform X2 — its product is MTMAPSPSTSSSSSTRHRQFRFPHSHASSPFHHYHRPRQPHVPIFVVKLLSNNNTPQNHRSLDSILSECNPKPVKIFPKPSATIFASLQFQLQSDAFDAVVYLWERRLAGDHMLTPVVYFRDSGDVDERILSLFLLYVQKLFHGDSVEKLERKVRDLSIEIEKAVVPLLRRHLPLHTFKERDARRKSLRGEMDGLLKRIEEFKSALNSVMDYLEGKEVEEFAVLGFKNEQGFNWSKIHCLLLRECRRLEDGLPIYGFRKEILEQIHLQQVIVLIGETGSGKSTQLVQYLADSGVAVSGSILCTQPRKIAAISLAKRVGEETGGCYEDKSHLMEDKTLSGVSCIIVDEAHERSLSTDLLLALIKELLIKRRELRLVIMSATVDASKLSEYFFGCRTFHVIGRGFPVEIKYVPGASEGPSGFLTSSSSIAPYVSGVVKMALEIHQVEKEGTILAFLTSQLEVEWACEKFQSPSAIAMALHGKLSHEEQCRVFQNYPGKRKVIFATNLAETSLTIPGVKFVVDSGMVKESRFEPSSGMNVLRVCKISQSSANQRAGRAGRTEPGKCYRLYSESDYLSMELHQEPEILKVHLGIAILRILALGIQNVLDFDFIDAPSEKAVDMAIRNLVQLGAIVCRSGDFELTADGNNLVKLGTEPRLGKIILESCRYGLRKEGVVLAAVTANASSIFCRVGTDDDKLKSDCLKVRFCHPDGDLFTLLTVYREWENESPDNRNKWCWNNSVNAKTMRRCKDTVVELENCLKNELHIIIPTYWVWSPHVVTEHHSCMKKIVLSSLADNVAMYSGYDRLGYEVLSSGEYFQLHPSCSLQVYSQKPDWVVFAELLSISCQYMVCVTAIDFDTASAFSPPLFNISSMQNRKLQLNVIKGFGATLLRRFCGKGNTNLLSLLSRIRADLMDNRIGIEMDVENNEVLLYASAQDMEKVYAIVNDALEYEVKWLSNECLEKCLYHGGRAGASPPVALFGPGAEIRHLELEDKCLSVDVFVSNGNGLDDREILTFFEKSVSGVCGCHRFSSGRQDGDLIEHWGRVTFLSPEAAKNALDYNGFELSGCSLKLSPARSSVGGGHKSSSFAALRARVTWPRRYSKGFAVVRCEINDAEFVVQDCHNLLIAGRFVQCEVSLKEANCVVIKGLDRDTSEPEILEVLKRTTNRRIVDVFLIRGDAVNNPPLGACEEAIRKDIAPFMPNEAPLSNYCHVQVFPPEPKDSFMKAEVTFDGRLHLEAAKALQHIQGKVLACCFSWQKIQCHQVFHSSVSCPASVYPFIERQLKSLVNNFANRPGVYCILKRNWNGSYRVKISANATRTVAELRRPLEQLMNGKMLDHVSLTPAILQLLYSRDGKSIMKSLHQQLGTYILFDRHNICVRIYGPENKVALAEKKLVESLLALNGNKHVDIPLRGRVLPHDLMKRVVEKFGPDLHLLKVKFPEATLTLNTRIHAISFNGKEDLRLRVEELIHDFARSLTVGITDQKPDDRSTACPICLCEVEDCYQLEACAHKFCRSCLIDQLESAMRGHDGFPIRCAHEGCGMNIWLTDLRALLSFEKLEELFRASLGAFVASSVGRYRFCPSPDCPSVYRVAEPDMVRGPFVCGACYGETCTRCHLEYHPYVSCERYKEFKEDPDLSLKEWRKGKEHVKGCPVCGYTIEKIEGCNHIECRCGRHICWVCLESFSCSDDCYGHLRAIHQAII